The following coding sequences lie in one Myxococcus xanthus genomic window:
- the rpsF gene encoding 30S ribosomal protein S6 has translation MAETQAATRLREYETIFLVKPDLTDDNVDKLKERVRGIVSREGGKVIRFTVWGKKKTLFPVAKQPRAIYVHTHFLGGAKLVAEIERNLRNLDEVTRYISVKLADEVDPETRPVLEDVKLAGDVEETRPGAPAEREGGFRSEGAEEQGGDSEEESSEEA, from the coding sequence ATGGCTGAGACGCAGGCCGCGACGCGGCTTCGTGAGTACGAGACCATCTTCCTGGTCAAGCCGGACCTGACGGACGACAACGTGGACAAGCTCAAGGAGCGCGTCCGCGGCATCGTTTCCCGTGAGGGTGGCAAGGTCATCCGCTTCACGGTGTGGGGCAAGAAGAAGACCCTGTTCCCCGTGGCGAAGCAGCCCCGCGCCATCTACGTGCACACCCACTTCCTGGGCGGCGCGAAGCTGGTGGCGGAAATCGAGCGCAACCTCCGCAACCTGGACGAGGTCACCCGCTACATCTCCGTGAAGCTCGCGGACGAGGTGGACCCCGAGACGCGTCCGGTGCTCGAGGACGTGAAGCTGGCCGGCGACGTGGAGGAGACCCGTCCGGGCGCTCCCGCGGAGCGCGAGGGTGGCTTCCGCTCCGAGGGTGCCGAGGAGCAGGGCGGCGACTCCGAGGAGGAGTCGTCCGAGGAGGCCTGA
- the pth gene encoding aminoacyl-tRNA hydrolase, with protein MKLIVGLGNPGREYERHRHNIGFMVVEALLSRARAQLNQEKFAAKVGQGTLAGERVLFVEPQTFMNLSGRSVAEAARFFKVPVADVLVIHDELDLPLGRLQLKAGGGSGGHNGLKSIVASLGDEGFIRLRFGIGKPEGPNARERVSGYVLSNFDDGERRELETLTDRAMDMTEIWIREGLSVAMNRFNRKA; from the coding sequence ATGAAGCTCATCGTCGGGCTGGGCAATCCAGGGCGCGAGTACGAGCGGCACCGGCACAACATCGGGTTCATGGTGGTGGAGGCGCTGCTGTCACGGGCGCGCGCGCAGCTGAACCAGGAGAAGTTCGCGGCCAAGGTCGGCCAGGGCACCCTGGCGGGCGAGCGCGTCCTCTTCGTGGAGCCCCAGACGTTCATGAACCTGTCGGGCCGCTCCGTCGCGGAGGCGGCGCGCTTCTTCAAGGTGCCGGTGGCGGACGTGCTCGTCATCCATGACGAGCTGGACCTGCCCCTGGGCCGGCTGCAGCTCAAGGCCGGCGGTGGCAGCGGCGGCCACAACGGCCTCAAGAGCATCGTCGCCAGCCTGGGCGACGAGGGCTTCATCCGCCTGCGCTTCGGCATTGGCAAGCCGGAGGGCCCCAACGCCCGCGAGCGCGTGTCCGGCTACGTCCTGTCCAACTTCGACGACGGCGAGCGCCGGGAGCTGGAGACACTCACCGACCGGGCCATGGACATGACGGAGATCTGGATTCGCGAAGGGCTGTCGGTGGCCATGAACCGGTTCAACCGGAAGGCCTGA
- a CDS encoding LytR/AlgR family response regulator transcription factor — MTRFQVLVADDEAPARAKMKRLLAEDTRFALAGEAADGTQTLRQVSALRPDLLVLDVQMPGLTGFEVLEALGPEHCPAVIFSTAYDAFALAAFEAQAVDYLLKPYDAERFGRALDKAHAVLRSGMPDTARLQALLAELGRAPAGRPLERLVVKAGEAWVPLPLKDVWRLSAEDKYVRLYTGQGEHLVRQTLRALEERLDPSRFVRVHRGDIVNLDAVARLEPWSHGDGILVLKDGSSVVLSRTWREAFLQKWGLEG; from the coding sequence ATGACGCGCTTCCAGGTGCTGGTGGCCGACGACGAAGCCCCCGCGCGGGCGAAGATGAAGCGCCTGCTGGCGGAGGACACGCGCTTCGCGCTCGCGGGCGAGGCGGCGGATGGGACCCAGACGTTGCGCCAGGTGAGCGCCCTGCGTCCGGACCTGCTGGTGCTCGACGTGCAGATGCCCGGCCTCACCGGCTTCGAGGTGCTGGAGGCCCTGGGCCCGGAGCATTGCCCGGCCGTCATCTTCTCCACCGCGTACGACGCCTTCGCGCTGGCGGCCTTCGAGGCGCAGGCCGTGGATTACCTGCTGAAGCCCTACGACGCGGAGCGCTTCGGCCGGGCGCTCGACAAGGCCCACGCGGTGCTGCGCAGCGGGATGCCGGACACCGCGCGGCTCCAGGCCCTGCTGGCGGAGTTGGGGCGGGCCCCCGCGGGCCGTCCGCTGGAGCGGCTGGTGGTGAAGGCGGGGGAGGCCTGGGTACCCCTGCCGCTGAAGGACGTCTGGCGCCTGTCGGCCGAGGACAAGTACGTGCGGCTCTACACGGGCCAAGGAGAACACCTGGTGCGACAGACACTCCGGGCCCTGGAGGAGCGGCTGGACCCCTCACGCTTCGTCCGGGTGCACCGGGGCGACATCGTCAACCTGGACGCGGTGGCCCGCCTGGAGCCGTGGAGCCACGGGGATGGAATCCTCGTCCTCAAGGACGGGAGCTCCGTCGTGCTCAGCCGCACCTGGCGTGAAGCGTTCCTCCAGAAGTGGGGACTGGAGGGGTAG
- the rpsR gene encoding 30S ribosomal protein S18, producing the protein MSNGTDSKTASAPAARSGGGFGGGGSRGGDRGDRGDRGGDRGDRGGGLGGDDDKRGGGRGFGRKKVCRFCAEKNASVDFKDQATLKYFVTERGKIIPRRISGNCAKHQREVAVAIKRARGIALLPYNAVVG; encoded by the coding sequence ATGAGCAACGGAACGGATAGCAAGACGGCCTCTGCCCCCGCCGCCCGCAGCGGTGGTGGCTTCGGCGGTGGTGGTTCGCGCGGTGGTGACCGGGGTGACCGGGGTGACCGCGGTGGTGATCGCGGCGACCGCGGCGGCGGGCTGGGCGGCGACGACGACAAGCGCGGTGGTGGCCGCGGCTTCGGCCGCAAGAAGGTCTGCCGCTTCTGCGCGGAGAAGAACGCGTCGGTGGACTTCAAGGACCAGGCGACGCTGAAGTACTTCGTGACCGAGCGCGGCAAGATCATCCCCCGCCGCATCTCCGGCAACTGCGCCAAGCACCAGCGCGAGGTGGCGGTGGCCATCAAGCGCGCCCGTGGCATCGCGCTCCTCCCCTACAACGCGGTGGTCGGCTAG
- a CDS encoding sensor histidine kinase produces the protein MTPAPPQARSDWKWPRIRARPTLALFGFCLFFGLWLGLTLWLTIRADGGTLPAARPFLWEVTGSLGIWAVMPILYTAVLNAPSPRVGWGRFLGIHAVAFVLFTGLHTALMVGTRQLLYALLGWGTYDYGELAFRIPMEAQKDLISYTVSATLWSFFQAWKERQARALREAALEGELRAAQLQALTGQLHPHFLFNALNTVSSVMYEDLARTDRLLSDLGGLLRASLERREATWTLAEERTQAARFVALLAARFGERVTVRWEVAPGLDGAQVPCFALQALVENAVKHNQDRTEPLEVRIRAREDGAGWRLEVEDTGRGFGTPSPASGPGVGLAHLERILALLHAGRARLERSHGPEGGARVSLWLPREAAA, from the coding sequence ATGACGCCCGCCCCGCCCCAGGCCCGCTCCGACTGGAAGTGGCCCCGCATCCGCGCGCGGCCGACGCTGGCGCTGTTCGGCTTCTGCCTGTTCTTCGGCCTGTGGCTGGGGCTCACGCTGTGGCTCACCATCCGCGCGGACGGCGGCACCCTACCGGCTGCCCGGCCCTTCCTCTGGGAAGTCACCGGATCGCTCGGCATCTGGGCCGTCATGCCCATCCTCTACACGGCGGTGCTCAACGCTCCGAGCCCTCGCGTGGGATGGGGGCGATTCCTGGGCATCCATGCCGTGGCCTTCGTGCTCTTCACCGGCCTGCACACCGCGCTGATGGTGGGGACGCGGCAGCTGCTGTACGCGCTGCTCGGCTGGGGCACCTACGACTATGGCGAGCTCGCCTTCCGCATCCCCATGGAGGCGCAGAAGGACCTCATCTCGTACACCGTCTCCGCCACGCTGTGGAGCTTCTTCCAGGCCTGGAAGGAGCGTCAGGCGAGGGCGCTGCGAGAGGCGGCGCTGGAAGGTGAGCTGCGCGCGGCCCAGCTCCAAGCCCTCACCGGGCAGCTCCACCCGCACTTCCTCTTCAACGCCCTGAACACCGTCAGCTCGGTGATGTACGAGGACCTCGCGCGCACGGACCGGCTGCTCAGCGACCTGGGCGGGCTGCTGCGCGCCAGCCTGGAGCGGCGCGAGGCCACGTGGACGCTGGCCGAGGAGCGCACCCAGGCCGCGCGCTTCGTGGCCCTGCTGGCCGCGCGCTTCGGCGAACGGGTGACGGTGCGCTGGGAGGTGGCTCCAGGCCTGGACGGCGCCCAGGTGCCCTGCTTCGCGCTGCAAGCGCTGGTGGAGAACGCGGTGAAGCACAACCAGGACAGGACCGAGCCCCTGGAGGTGCGCATCCGGGCCCGGGAGGACGGCGCCGGGTGGCGGCTGGAAGTGGAGGACACGGGGCGCGGCTTCGGCACGCCCTCGCCCGCGTCTGGCCCCGGCGTGGGGCTGGCCCACCTGGAGCGCATCCTGGCGCTGCTGCACGCGGGCCGTGCGCGGCTGGAACGAAGCCACGGCCCCGAAGGCGGCGCGCGCGTGTCGCTGTGGCTGCCCCGGGAGGCCGCGGCATGA
- the dnaB gene encoding replicative DNA helicase: MENVHEFREGRKVHEDLAAERAVLGAVLADNTLIAAVGEVVHPEDFSSPAHAQIFEAMLKLDGQSRQVDHLTLAEELKVLGHLVSVGGPAYLMRLDQVVPIASNAVQYAQIVKDQAIRRRLAQAGREIQDLASQETGELEVLLDEAERKVFLLAEKKREGDLRPVSELMEHTLDLLDKMKAAATGITGLSTGYIDLDNQLTGLHAGELIILAARPGIGKTSFAMNIAVHAALKENKAVGIFSLEMPADQLLMRLLASTARVDMKKLRGGRLTPHDEEKFQEMAGALYNAPIYIDDSGGLSPFDLRAKARRVKQRDPRLSLIVIDYLQLMHQKGKVESRQLEVAEISRALKQLAKELEVPIIALSQLSRKVEDRKDGKPLLSDLRESGSIEQDADVVMFIHRETTDEGPDGQPAQQSSTVIPVELIVAKQRNGPIGSIDLVFLAEFTRFESRSRTD; this comes from the coding sequence ATGGAGAACGTCCACGAGTTCAGAGAGGGTCGGAAGGTCCACGAGGACCTCGCCGCGGAGCGCGCCGTGCTGGGCGCTGTGCTGGCGGATAACACGCTCATCGCCGCGGTAGGCGAGGTCGTCCACCCAGAGGATTTCTCCAGCCCCGCACACGCCCAGATTTTCGAGGCGATGCTGAAGCTCGACGGCCAGTCGAGACAGGTGGACCACCTGACGCTGGCCGAGGAGCTGAAGGTGTTGGGCCACCTGGTGTCGGTGGGCGGCCCGGCCTACCTGATGCGTCTGGACCAGGTGGTGCCCATCGCGTCCAACGCGGTCCAGTACGCGCAAATCGTCAAGGACCAGGCCATCCGCCGCCGCCTGGCCCAGGCGGGCAGGGAGATCCAGGACCTCGCCAGCCAGGAGACGGGCGAGCTGGAGGTGCTGCTCGACGAGGCCGAGCGCAAGGTGTTCCTCCTCGCGGAGAAGAAGCGCGAGGGCGACCTGCGCCCGGTCAGCGAGCTGATGGAGCACACGCTCGACCTGCTGGACAAGATGAAGGCGGCGGCCACGGGCATCACGGGCCTGTCCACCGGCTACATCGACCTGGACAACCAGCTCACCGGCCTGCACGCCGGCGAGCTCATCATCCTCGCGGCGCGTCCCGGCATCGGCAAGACGTCCTTCGCGATGAACATCGCGGTGCACGCGGCGCTGAAGGAGAACAAGGCCGTCGGCATCTTCAGCCTCGAAATGCCCGCCGACCAGTTGCTGATGCGTCTGCTGGCCTCCACCGCGCGCGTGGACATGAAGAAGCTGCGCGGCGGCCGGCTGACGCCGCACGACGAGGAGAAGTTCCAGGAGATGGCGGGCGCGCTCTACAACGCGCCCATCTACATCGACGACTCGGGCGGCCTGTCCCCGTTCGACCTGCGCGCCAAGGCCCGCCGCGTGAAGCAGCGCGACCCGCGCCTGTCGCTCATCGTCATCGACTACCTCCAGCTCATGCATCAGAAGGGCAAGGTGGAGAGCCGCCAGTTGGAGGTCGCCGAAATCTCCCGCGCACTGAAGCAGCTCGCCAAGGAGCTGGAGGTGCCCATCATCGCGCTCAGTCAGCTCAGTCGAAAGGTGGAGGACCGCAAGGACGGCAAACCCCTGCTGTCGGACCTGCGTGAGTCCGGCTCCATCGAACAGGACGCCGACGTGGTGATGTTCATCCACCGTGAGACGACTGACGAGGGCCCCGACGGGCAGCCGGCGCAGCAGTCGAGCACCGTCATCCCCGTGGAGCTCATCGTCGCCAAGCAGCGCAACGGCCCCATCGGCTCCATCGACCTGGTGTTCCTGGCCGAGTTCACCCGCTTCGAGAGCCGGTCGAGGACCGATTAG
- a CDS encoding acyltransferase family protein, with protein MSTTVTAHPTDEHRPDLDWLRVVAILLLHLFHTGMMFNTWDWHVKSVRALPWLEPPMEVLHHLRMPLLMCISGLGTAFALRRRSLGTFAGDRTKRLLGPVLFGMFVVVPPQIYVERLQRGTFQGSYADFYPSVFGFVPYPAGSFSWHHLWFVMYLFVYCMLALPLFAALRTARGQAWLQRAEAWLSQGWNMAWLFLPLALNEVLLRRFPQTHALLDDPRAFIHFGLFFLGGHLLGRCPRAMEHLVARRKALLGACGLLFAVMVPPNEYAFPLETLGRTALQWLFILTALAWARACIHVRRPWLRYARERAYPFYILHQTVIVVVGFAIVDWPVGPWGLFMAVLTLTFGLTWGLCEGVARVPWLRACFGMPARSKQAAPIPAAPLHTA; from the coding sequence ATGAGCACCACCGTCACCGCGCACCCCACCGATGAACACCGCCCGGACCTGGACTGGCTCCGCGTGGTGGCCATCCTCCTGCTGCACCTGTTCCACACCGGGATGATGTTCAACACCTGGGACTGGCACGTGAAGAGCGTCCGGGCCCTGCCGTGGCTGGAGCCGCCCATGGAGGTGCTGCACCACCTCCGCATGCCGCTGCTGATGTGCATCTCCGGCCTGGGCACGGCGTTCGCGCTGCGGCGGCGCTCGCTGGGCACCTTCGCTGGGGACCGCACGAAGCGGCTCCTGGGTCCGGTGCTGTTCGGCATGTTCGTCGTGGTGCCGCCGCAAATCTACGTGGAGCGGCTCCAGCGAGGGACGTTCCAGGGCAGCTACGCGGACTTCTACCCGTCCGTGTTCGGCTTCGTGCCCTACCCCGCCGGCAGCTTCAGCTGGCACCACCTGTGGTTCGTCATGTACCTCTTCGTCTACTGCATGCTCGCGCTGCCCCTCTTCGCGGCGCTGCGCACGGCGAGGGGCCAGGCCTGGCTCCAGCGCGCTGAGGCGTGGCTGAGCCAGGGCTGGAACATGGCGTGGCTGTTCCTGCCGCTCGCGCTCAACGAGGTGCTGCTGCGCCGCTTCCCCCAGACACACGCGCTGCTCGACGACCCGCGAGCCTTCATCCACTTCGGCCTCTTCTTCCTCGGCGGACACCTGCTGGGCCGGTGTCCTCGCGCCATGGAGCACCTGGTGGCCCGGCGCAAGGCGCTGCTGGGCGCCTGCGGCCTGCTCTTCGCCGTCATGGTGCCGCCGAACGAGTACGCCTTCCCGCTGGAGACGCTGGGCCGCACGGCGCTGCAGTGGCTCTTCATCCTCACGGCCCTGGCGTGGGCGCGGGCCTGCATCCACGTCCGCCGCCCCTGGCTCCGGTACGCGCGCGAGCGGGCCTACCCGTTCTACATCCTCCACCAGACTGTCATCGTCGTCGTCGGCTTCGCCATCGTCGACTGGCCCGTGGGCCCCTGGGGCCTCTTCATGGCGGTGCTCACGCTGACGTTCGGTCTCACCTGGGGCCTGTGTGAAGGGGTGGCCCGGGTGCCCTGGCTGCGGGCGTGCTTCGGGATGCCGGCCCGCTCGAAACAGGCCGCGCCCATCCCCGCCGCCCCGCTGCATACTGCCTGA
- the rplI gene encoding 50S ribosomal protein L9, with protein MKVILREDIENLGKSGELVTVKDGFGRNFLLPRKKAVLASEQNLRQLEHEKSVIAARNAKLKGAAEEQAKKIGAIKVSIKRRVGDQDKLFGSVTALDIAEAVAAEGQSIDRRHIHLPEPIKALGNYEVELRLHRDVIAKIKLEVLPE; from the coding sequence ATGAAGGTCATTCTGCGTGAGGACATCGAGAACCTGGGCAAGTCCGGGGAACTCGTCACCGTGAAGGACGGCTTCGGCCGTAACTTCCTCCTGCCCCGCAAGAAGGCGGTTCTCGCCAGCGAGCAGAACCTGCGCCAGCTGGAGCACGAGAAGTCGGTCATCGCCGCTCGGAACGCCAAGCTGAAGGGCGCGGCCGAGGAGCAGGCGAAGAAGATCGGCGCCATCAAGGTCAGCATCAAGCGCCGCGTGGGCGATCAGGACAAGCTGTTCGGCTCCGTCACGGCGCTGGACATCGCGGAGGCGGTTGCCGCCGAGGGTCAGAGCATCGACCGCCGCCACATCCACCTGCCCGAGCCCATCAAGGCCCTGGGCAACTACGAGGTGGAGCTGCGCCTGCACCGCGACGTCATCGCGAAGATCAAGCTCGAGGTCCTGCCGGAGTAA